One genomic window of Triplophysa rosa linkage group LG11, Trosa_1v2, whole genome shotgun sequence includes the following:
- the scpep1 gene encoding retinoid-inducible serine carboxypeptidase, producing the protein MERSWIGVLTVMLLFAVVFQKGSCVPVQAKESWGYVDVRDGAHMFWWLYYANSSSASYEELPLVMWLQGGPGGSSCGFGNFEEIGPLDRDLKPRETSWVHASSVLFVDNPVGTGYSYTDSEGALTKDVAMVASDMMVLLKYFFSLKTEFQSIPFYIFSESYGGKMAAAISLELTKAIQAGSIKCNFAGVALGDSWISPIDSVMTWGPYLYSTSFLDDNGLAEVNKAAKGVQQALEQGQYQKATEMWSITENVVEQNTNGVNFYNILTQDPDEMVKTSLVQSSEGLLSSLKRRHIRPLHRQSLSELMNGPIRKKLGVIPKNVTWGGQSGAVFVSMAGDFMKPVVNIVDELLAAGVNVTVYNGQLDLIVDTVGQELWVKRLKWDGLQYFNQMKWTALEDPQTENQTGAFYKTYKNFAFYWILKAGHMIPSDQGPMALRMLKMVTQQE; encoded by the exons ATGGAGCGGTCGTGGATTGGCGTGTTGACTGTGATGCTGCTGTTTGCTGTGGTTTTTCAGAAAG GCAGCTGTGTTCCAGTTCAAGCCAAAGAATCATGGGGTTATGTGGATGTTCGTGATGGAGCTCATATGTTCTGGTGGCTTTACTATGCCAACAGCTCCAGCGCCAGTTATGAAGAACTACCTTTGGTCATGTGGCTGCAG GGAGGTCCTGGGGGGTCCAGCTGTGGTTTTGGCAACTTTGAGGAAATCGGACCCCTGGATAGAGACCTTAAGCCGAGAGAAACCTCATGG GTGCATGCATCCAGTGTGCTATTTGTGGATAACCCAGTGGGCACCGGCTACAGTTACACAGACTCTGAAGGTGCTCTCACCAAGGACGTTGCGATGGTTGCATCAGACATGATGGTCCTCCTCAAGTACTTTTTCTCTCTAAAGACAGAATTTCAA AGCATCCCGTTCTACATATTTTCTGAGTCATATGGAGGCAAAATGGCAGCAGCTATTTCCCTCGAGCTCACAAAG GCAATTCAAGCGGGTTCAATCAAGTGTAACTTTGCTGGGGTTGCATTAGGGGATTCCTGGATCTCTCCTATAG ATTCAGTCATGACATGGGGTCCTTATCTTTACAGCACT TCTTTTTTGGATGACAATGGACTGGCAGAAGTCAATAAAGCAGCAAAGGGGGTGCAGCAGGCTCTAGAACAGGGCCAGTACCAAAAAGCCACTGAGATGTGGTCCATCACAGAAAATGTGGTAGAACAG AACACAAATGGAGTCAATTTCTACAACATCCTCACTCAAGACCCCGATGAGATGGTGAAAACCAGCTTGGTTCAAAGCTCAGAGGGATTACTTT ccTCACTGAAGCGACGTCACATTCGCCCTTTGCACCGTCAGTCTCTTTCAGAGTTAATGAATGGACCAATCAGAAAGAAACTTGGTGTCATACCAAAGAATGTCACATGGGGAG GACAATCTGGGGCTGTGTTTGTCAGCATGGCAGGAGATTTTATGAAGCCTGTGGTGAATATTGTAGATGAGCTTTTGGCTGCTGGGGTCAATGTCACAGTCTACAATGGCCAGCTGGATCTTATTGTGGACACAGTGG GTCAGGAGCTATGGGTGAAACGGCTGAAATGGGATGGGCTCCAATACTTTAACCAGATGAAATGGACAGCACTGGAGGACCCACAGACAGAGAACCAAACTGGAGCTTTCTATAAGACATACAAAAACTTTGCCTTCTACTGGATTCTTAAAGCTGGACATATG ATCCCATCAGACCAGGGGCCAATGGCATTACGGATGTTGAAGATGGTGACTCAGCAGGAGTGA
- the engase gene encoding cytosolic endo-beta-N-acetylglucosaminidase: MNTLKRKVEESTSDNRTSKMDGISFESCLDQPGDQSVHEVISYEPSRLPARHYDHDTTEPISCSLKSLDELLLWKRNEASPFNVATVPLASRYPTLAKSPKKTLVSHDMMGGYLEDRFIQGAEVEMPYAFYHWKYIDIFNYFSHQMVTIPPAVWTNAAHKHGVLSIGTFITEWTGGEKICEEFLANEEAYRRAADKLVQISHCYGFDGWLINIENVLSEIAVKNTGPFLRYLTDQMHERVPSSVVIWYDSVLKNGSLNWQNELNDNNRVFFDACDGIFTNYNWTEQSLEWMKSYPGAQGRLTDIYVGVDVFARGKVVGGKFETIKALEMIRNHGFSTAIFAPGWVYECHEKTDFRQNQDKFWGLLSDYLYIHRHSSSLPFISSFCQGFGKSLYWRGQVENERSWFNLNAQEIQPLYLSESVGEKGWLKTHGCSKDAWIGGSSLMVKGMIPSGLTDVCARIFSLHVPLAARTFVSFVYKPHVDVKVSLVLKTIDVPLCTFDGTDEIPSSSVLPEALAEDNQLVKQFIQNCGQWAVDGWSTPCFLLKMTGCSLQDVCIRVSRVEGEKDVPFSCRIGEIMLMDAESLQSPPESVQGVCINDVVWQTGALSGNGHTLKLLLNATLRWQYPTHLVRHFRIHWRRLRGPDPRIPAGPLTLIGRCYSNLYRVVEQEVPAAPGLIELVVEPVTREGFIVPEPHWGRRTISYSETSAREERE, encoded by the exons ATGAATACGCTCAAACGAAAAGTGGAAGAATCTACAAGCGACAACAGGACTTCTAAAATGGATGGGATAAG TTTTGAGTCATGCCTGGACCAACCCGGAGATCAAAGTGTTCACGAAGTGATAAGTTACGAACCATCCAGATTGCCAG CAAGGCATTACGATCATGATACAACCGAGCCTATCAGCTGCAGTCTAAAGTCGCTCGATGAgctgttgttatggaaacgaaaTGAAGCAAGTCCATTCAATGTGGCCACTGTGCCTCTGGCTAGCAGGTATCCTACACTAGCCAAATCCCCTAAAAAGACATTGGTGTCCCATGATATGATGGGTGGATACTTGGAAGACAG GTTCATTCAAGGTGCAGAGGTAGAGATGCCATATGCTTTCTATCACTGGAAGTATATCGACATCTTCAACTACTTCAGTCATCAGATGGTAACCATTCCTCCTGCGGTTTGGACTAATGCCGCACACAAGCATGGAGTGCTGTCTATCG GCACATTTATCACCGAGTGGACCGGTGGAGAAAAGATATGTGAAGAGTTTCTAGCAAATGAGGAGGCTTACCGGAGAGCTGCAGACAAGCTGGTTCAGATCTCCCACTGCTATGGCTTTGACGGGTGGctcattaacatagaaaatGTGCTGAGC GAaattgctgtgaagaacaccgGTCCCTTTCTCCGCTACCTCACAGATCAGATGCATGAGCGTGTTCCCAGCAGTGTGGTCATCTGGTATGACAGTGTGCTGAAAAATGGCTCGCTCAATTGGCAGAATGAACTCAATGATAACAATAG AGTGTTTTTTGATGCATGTGATGGAATATTCACTAACTACAACTGGACAGAGCAGAGCCTGGAGTGGATGAAGTCATACCCTGGCGCTCAGGGCCGCTTGACTGACATCTATGTTGGTGTTGATGTTTTTGCTAGAGGGAAGGTGGTTGGAGGGAAGTTTGAGACTATAAAG GCTTTGGAGATGATTCGCAATCATGGATTTTCAACAGCCATCTTTGCTCCCGGTTGGGTGTATGAATGCCACGAAAAGACAGATTTCCGCCAAAACCAGGACAA ATTTTGGGGCTTGCTGTCTGATTACCTTTATATCCACCGTCACTCATCCAGTCTTCCATTCATTTCCTCTTTCTGTCAAGGATTTGGAAAGAGCCTCTACTGGAGAGGACAG GTGGAGAATGAGAGAAGCTGGTTCAATCTGAATGCTCAGGAGATCCAGCCTCTGTACCTGTCTGAGAGCGTAGGGGAGAAGGGCTGGCTGAAAACCCACGGCTGCTCAAAAGATGCTTGGATAGGAGGTAGCTCACTGATGGTGAAGGGCATGATTCCATCTGGACTTACTGATGTCTGTGCAAG GATATTTTCTCTTCACGTTCCTTTGGCAGCCAGGACATTTGTCTCTTTTGTCTACAAGCCACATGTGGATGTGAAGGTGTCACTGGTGCTCAAAACCATAGATGTTCCTCTGTGCACGTTTGATGGGACAGATGAAATACCAT CTAGCAGTGTTTTACCAGAAGCATTAGCAGAAGACAACCAGCTGGTTAAGCAGTTTATACAGAATTGTGGACAATGGGCTGTAGATGGCTGGTCCACCCC CTGCTTCCTACTAAAAATGACAGGCTGCTCCCTACAAGATGTGTGTATTCGTGTATCCCGAGTTGAAGGAGAGAAAGATGTTCCTTTCAGCTGCAGGATTGGAGAGATAATG CTCATGGATGCAGAGAGCCTTCAGAGCCCCCCGGAGTCTGTCCAGGGCGTGTGCATTAATGATGTGGTTTGGCAAACAGGTGCTTTGAGTGGCAACGGACACACACTGAAGCTCCTCTTGAACGCTACTTTACGCTGGCAGTATCCCACCCACTTGGTGCGCCATTTCCGGATACACTGGAGGCGACTCCGCGGTCCGGACCCTCGCATTCCTGCGGGACCTCTGACTCTGATAGGCAGGTGTTACTCCAATCTGTACCGTGTGGTAGAGCAGGAGGTGCCTGCTGCGCCAGGTCTCATTGAGCTGGTGGTGGAACCTGTGACCAGAGAGGGATTCATAGTGCCCGAGCCCCACTGGGGTCGACGCACAATCAGCTACAGTGAGACTTCTGCACGTGAGGAGAGAGAatga